The Nomascus leucogenys isolate Asia chromosome 4, Asia_NLE_v1, whole genome shotgun sequence genome includes the window GAATGAATGTTCCTACCTCTGAACGGCAGGTTTTAAAGATGAGATTCAGTTCAGTTAAAGGCACCCTTCAATCAACCACTTGGAGTTGAAGCCAGCCCTACTGGAGACCCAGTCCCCTTCATGGAACACATAGCTGCCTTCCTGTGATTCTAAGCACCGCTGCTACAAAGGAAAAGATTTCCAGTCTCACCTCAAGTGGAAACTGGTGCTTCTCGTTTTCTCGACAATAGACTTGGCTTTGCACAGAAACGGCATGAACCTGAAAACAAAGCAATCAAGGACTTAAGTGGGGCCCGTTGGCTTTTTTTAGTAACTTTATGCTAAGAGGTACAATGATTTGAGTGCTAGATTTCAGACACAAGTGCCGAGGCAGCCAGGAAATTGTTAGTAATGAATGTTTAAACTCCCAAAGGTTGTACTGAAGACAAAAGAGCTTTTGTGGATATACTGaaactattgttttaaaattttatttataaataaaagatatatatatacatatgtgcttTAATGTGATTAACAGCTTCCATTTTGTACAAAATGTTAAACCTAGAGTCCTCTGCGTCCTGGATGAGGTGTCCAAAGGGTGGAATAATACAGCATTAGGACCCTCATTCTCCTCCTGGCTTCTGGAGGAGAAACGCTCGCGTGCCCTCGACTTTCACAGCAAAAATAAGTGAGAGAAAAGATAAATCCCATTTATGCAATGATATGTAGCTATGAGTTAATCACGTTACTTCATTCCATGAAATCCATTAAGCTGCTGGCATTTGCATGGCTCTAAGTTTACTTTAAGAGGCTCATTCAAACATGGTCAGGAATATATTGGCCTCTTGAGAGTTTGCATGGCAAGGAGTTATacggcaggaaaaagaaaaaaaacccaataattATATTGATGCAAGATTCATCAGTGTTTTAGAATATTGTCGTTTCAACATGTGAAATTGTTTGAGCACTGTTGATTTCAACACTGTCCCTGGTCCACGTGAGGCAAATGCCACTCTTTCCATATATTCTTCagcaaaaaaatatgaaaagcctGTCACTCCCTAAGAGGACCCTGATCCCTCTGGAGAGGAAAACTAAACTCTTTAAGAAGAAAACCAAACCCAACCTGAACTAATCATCCAAGGAGTCCTGTTTGGTCCCACGAAAGGAAGATTTCCATCCACACCAGTGAGGGGCAAGTGTCCGGGTTCCAACTCGAAGCCAGGCGGGCCTGTGCGGGGGTGAGTCCTTTGCCACCCGGCGCCCCCCAGGCTCTACAGGCGTCTAGAGGTCGGAGTCGCAGGGCAGCGAGCTGTCGCAGGGGTGGGTGCTGCACGAGGGAGCGGACAGCGAGCTGTCGCAGGGGTGGGTGCTGCACGAGGGAGCGTCCTGGGACTCGGCCGCCGCCCACCCCTCCCCGTCGAGGACGTCCACCGAGTTGGTGTAGGCCTTGGGCCGCGGCCGCGGCATGGGGAAGCCGACCTTGGGCTTGCGGTGCTGGGCAGGCGGCGGTCGGTGCTGGCCGTCGCTGTAGTACTTGATGGCGGGCGCCAGCTCGGGCCACTCCACTCGGATGGTGCTGACGCTGCTGCGGCGAGGCCCGGCGGAGGGCGCCTTGCGGCGGCGGCGACAACGCTCTTCACACCAGGGCGCGAAGCTGAGCGCCAGCGAGAAGCCgcccagcagcagcaggcagCTGCCCAGGTAGCCCAGGACCAGGCTGTAACTGACCTGCACCGTGACCGGGCTGGCCGGAGCGGGCAGGACGTCGCGGTCCCCCAAGAAGTGGTTGTACCAGGACACCGGGATGAGGCTGAGGAGGCCAGCGACGAAGAGCACGACGCCCGAGAGCCCTGCCAGCACGAAGTTGGGCTGGTCCTGCCAGCAGCGCACGCCCAGCGACGCCAGCAGCAGCCCCAGGACCGTGGCGGCCAGCGAGGTGACCATGAGTGCCCGCGCCACCAGCACGGGCTGGGCTTCGAAGTAGCCCCACTCGTCCGTCTGGCCGCACTCGCGCTCGCTGCTGCTTTGCTCGCGACACATGTCCCACAGGCCCTGGTACAACTTCACGTCCACTGGCTGGTTCAGGAAGCCCTTCACCAGCCGCCAGCCGGGCGCCAGGGTGCTGGTCAGGTTGAGCAGCAGCCCGCAGGGCGCGAACACCATGCCCAGCGTCATGACCACCGGCGTCCGCATCCCGGCCCGCCGCGCCGACGGCGCCCCTGCAGCCTGCCTGCCTTCTCCGCTGTCGCCTTTTCCGCCGTCGTCTTCTCCCTGCCGTGCCCCGGGCTCCGGGGACGCGAAGTCAGCGCGGGCGCCTGGGGCTCCGGGTCGAGCTCCTGCGTCCTGATGGCTCCAGGGACGCTCTTTGTCTCCTGCGCGGGGACCCTCCCCACTTAGGCTAGTTCCCTCCTCGCGTCCCGGCCGCTCCGCCCTCCTACTGGCCCTAATCGAAACCAGCCCGCGGGCGGGTCTGACCGAAACCGCGGGTCCGGGCGCGGGCGCCCAGGGGCGGCCGCCGTGGCCAAACCCGGCCCGGGAGGGAGGGACCCCAGGTGCGCGCAGGAAGCGGCGGGGCCACCTCGCCCGCGGCAGGCGAGATGGGGATCCGAGCGGCGGCGGGGACACCGCACCTTGCAGCCGGGCGGCTGGGCCACGCCTGACCTGGACTGCTCTGGGCCGGAGCAAAGGTCGCCCCGCCCCTGGCTCCTCGCGCCGCCCCGCGGGGCCAGGCGGGCGGTGGGCGGGGAGGGAAAGAGGCGGCGCTGGCGGGACGCGGTGACTGCGCAGCTTCCCTGCTGCTGTGCGGATCTCGTTCCTAGAATTTTTTTCCGGTCCCTGCCCGTCGACCCTTCGTTTATAGCTAGCTTCGCCCTCTACTCCCAGAGGGTTCCCGATGGCCCCCAGGTTTGCTCTGCAACTTGCAGCCACTCGCAGAGAAGTGGGCGGTGCCGAGCGCTCCCGGGGGTTTGGAGGTGCGCTGGGTGAGTGTGCAGAAGCCCACCCAGTCCAGGAGCGTGTCCCAGAACGTTGCACCTGATTATTTCCTTAATAAAGTCTCCACACTCTGGATTAAATTCGTCTGTAAGGAATCCGTGCCAGTGTATTGCTGGGCAGAAGGGTTACACGAGggttttactttcctttttcagCCTTGTGAGACTTTCAACCGGATTAGAAAGAGGGACGAGTGTTCCTGGATGTCCTGCTTAGCGTTTTCTGcaggtttatttaattttacagtGTCCTGTGGTCTTTCCTCCTCTGTAGGTTATTTTACAACTGTATAAATTATAGAAAGCCTGTAGTATTGCAGATGACTTTTGTCAACATCAAGGCTAATGAGTTTGTCCCAGTGGAATGATTATTGTCCAGTGGATACTGACCAGTATGGCATTGATTTGTAAATTCATTTTAGCATTCCTGTTTGCCTGTATATGTGTGTCcttttgttctttgcttttttttcctttctcttttatttgtttgtttatttatttattttaaacagggttggggagtttcactgtgttgcccaggctcgttgcaaactcctgggctcaggtgagtctcccgcctcagcctctggagtagataGGACTGCAGGCAAGTGGCTAGCTTCTTTGGTTTTAACATCATACTGGTTTCCTTATTCAATAATGAGTTAAATAACATCTTTCacacatgttcattttatatttgtgtgaaaCTCATGATGTTCacatttttcctaaaaattatcctttaataacacttttttgtatttgctattatttttacaGTGAAAATGTATTACctttataattgtttaaaattaaaactatttctaAAATTCAAGTTAATTTAGCATTGGTTTGAAACAATTTTGAATATTCCAGAATGGACAACACTAGGAATGACAGtgactgcttttttaaaaagaatatttttaaattaagaaaaaaaaacctgtggtaacatatatgtaacatacaGTTGACCATTGTAAGCATCTTTAAGTGTACAGCTCATTGGCATTACGTATTCACGTTGTTGTGATACCCTCACCACCATCCACCCCTGGGATGTTTTCCTCTTCCCATACTGACACTGTACCCCCTAAACACTaactcccctttcctccctcccccgcAGGCCCTGgtgatcaccattctacttttttctctttataaatttaactactttaggtacctcatataacTGGAATCGGACAGTATTTATCCTttcgtgactggcttatttcactgagcataatgtcctccaggttcatccatattgtagcatgtgtcagaatgtccTTCCCTTTGAAGgttgaatgatattccattgtacataaataccacattttgtttatccagtcatccatccaAGGACAGTTAGATTGCttttaccttttggctattgtgaataatactgttGCATGACTCATGAAATAGTGATATATgcatcacttttaatttttttaattaaaaaaatttttttggggatggagtcttgctctgctgcccagcctAGAGTGGCGATGGTgaaatctcggcccactgcaacctccgattcccaggttccagcaagcagttctcctgcctcagcctccctagtagctgggattataggcacccaccaccacatccagataatttttgtatttttagtagagacgggagtttcccttgttgcccaggctggtctggaactcctgacctcaagtcatctgccaaccttggcttcccaaagtgctgggattacaggtgtgagccaccgtgcctggcctatgaatcatttaaaatttgtCTTGTTTCCTTGACTGTGTGGTGATTGACTATCTAAAGCAGGAATCAATTTGCCATCCCTCATAAATATCAAAGGTATCATGTGCGACACTGCCACTTCATAAATGCTTCATGTGATTTGAATCCTCTTCCAAAATAGTTTCGTTTTTGCTTAGATCTCTGTGGAATGACTGAAGCCCAGGTGTTATTTACCTGTGGGAAGGAAGGGAATTCTGAGTGTCCTACCTCCTAAATCTGTCTTTCATCTTTCCAcgtctctttcttctcttctgcttcttCCCAGTACAGGCCATTCTCCCATCTTTCTCCTTAAGTTGCTAACTGGTCTCCTGCACCGGGCTTTGTGGCTCCCTTTTTATTAGCCACACCACCCTTACAGCTGGCCTGCATTAACCCTTTACAAGACCATTCCCAGTCCCACCCAGCCCTGCATTCCAGCCCCGTCTCTCCGTCCCTTCCCCCTCATCTCCTCACATTATAACCCAAAGAAACTGTATTTTCCCCCACATTTTCCCCAAGCGTTGTGTGCCCTTTTGCTTCTAGACCTTTGCAAATGCCCTTCTCTTTTCCTAGTGCCCTGCCTATCACTTCCCCACTCCAGTGCATCCTTAGATCTTTGCGTAAGTGCCATTTTCTCTGGGACGGTTTCCTCATCCCCTAGattgagttaatttttcctttcatgTACTTCCATGACCCCCCCTTCTATCACAGCACTTACCACCGTCCCTTAGTCCTTGGATCATCTTGTTTTCTAGCTGGTCTGGGAGTtctctgagggcagggaccacatAGATCTTGTTCTGTCCTGTCCTCCAAACACATCTTGGTGCCTAGGCCACTGCAGCCACTCAACAAATCAATTTTATGTCTGTCTGCCCTGTGTTCTTCCACATAGTACCTACAGAATTTTCCAACAAATGACCATCTGGCCAAAACAGATTGTGACATACATCTCAGTAAGCAGGTTGATTtgtttgaatgtttctttttccttagcaTAGAAAACAATCTATCCCATACGGGTATGGGATCGCTCCAGATATTTATGACAAATAAGCGTAGGCCTGTGGGGGTCACTTTCTGCGGAAATAGAGATAAAAGTGACCGTGTTAAGCATAGCATCTGGGGATAGAGCTGATCTCTCTTCCCTGGCCTTCTGAGTTCATCTGAAGTCTGAGGGAGAAATaaagcatgagtcactgtgtgtcaggaatgaatgaatgattgctGAGATTAGGACCCGGCTGTGTAAGCGGATACCCAGGTTCTACCACAGATTTCCTTTCTGAAGAAGGGTCCGGTGGTAATGCAAGAATCTGTTGACTATGCTGCAGGTTTTGAAATGAATAGTGAGCCCCCAGCAATGAATTCTGAAGGGACTGATGCTGAGTCCCCTGTTTGCCTGCACGCTAGGCCCCTGCTACCACCTCGCACAAAGGTGCAACCTTCTGCAACAGCTTCATCTTGGAGAGTCACATTAGCAAATTTGGCCAGGACAGAGGGTCCACTAGATCATCAGTCCCCAAACTCTTTGACGCCAGGGACAGGTTTCATGGAAGGTAATTTTTCCATGGGGTTGTGGGGGTAaagatggtttcgggatgaaactgttccacctcggATGATcaggcaacctagatccctcgcatgtgcggGTTACAATGGGGTTCACACTCCCCTGAGAATCTAAtaccaccactgatctgacaggaggtggagctcaggcagtaatgctcgctGGCCGGCGGCTCGCCTCCTACTGTGCGGCGCAGTtcttaacaggccacagactggtactggttggtggcccaggggttggggacccctgcactAGATCACTTTTGCCATGATAAGATATCCTCAGATTCCCTCTGCCAggtctttattttactttctccaaaggctattttctctttttcttcctggaacTCTGAACACCCTTTCCTGTGTTTGCTAAGCGATAAGACAATTTTGTTTACAATGTTGTACTGTGAGAATTGTGAATAGGAGTGAGAAATGAACTCCACTGATGACCATCCTATGGTAAATCGACTTCAGTGGgttatagaataaaaattaaactgtgAAAAAACTTaaactgccgggcgcggtggctcacgcttgtaatcccagcactttgggaggccgaggcaggcggatcacgagatcaggagatcgagaccacggtgaaaccccgtctctactaaaaatacaaaaaaaaaaaaaaaaaaaaaattagccgggcgtggtggcgggcgcccgtagtcccagctacttggtgaggctgaggcaggagaatggcgtgaacccgggaggcggagcttgcagtgagccgagattgcgccactgcactccagcctgggcgacagagcgagactccatctcaaaaaaaaaaaaaaaaaagaaaaaagttaaactatggtctttatttttaaataggattAAAACAGCCTAAATTGAACAGAGCCCCTTCAGTATTGTGTTAGTTTTTCTTGTTGGCCAGTAGTCCAACAGCTGTTTTACCAACTATGAGTGCCTAATAttgtagaaaataaatcaataacttTTCACATCCAGTATAAAATAGCCCTCTTGTTAGCTCCGTATCACTTCCCTCTAATTTGTTCTCTTTATAGAATTTATCACTGCCAGGCGTTTTCTAATATTTGTGTGCTGACTTATCTATGTTGTTTGCTACCCTGCATTGTAAGTTTCAAAGACCAGAGATGTTGCTTGTGGCTATATCTCAGCTGCTGGAATAGTGCCTAGGTCTTACTGGTACTCAGTACATagctattaaataaatgaaagaatttttgTAAAGTTCCTACATAGTAACGCAATAGAAGAATATACCacacatcactttttaaaaaattatagtaacatacacataaaatttaccatcttaaccatgttACATGTACAGCTCACCTAGGTACAGGTCAGTAGTGTTAGGTTCATTCACCTTGTTGTGCAACCAACCTGCAGAACTCTTTCCATTTTCCACAACTGGAATTCTATACGCATTCATCAATTCTCCATCCTTGCTATCCCCCAAGCCCCTAGCAATCACCTCTCTATTTTCTGTCactctgaatttgactactctagacaGCTTATATAAATTGATTCATACAATATTTGTTatcttgtgactggcttatttcacttagcatagtgtgctcgagattcatctatgttgtagcatatgtcagaatttccttccttcttattaTGGCAATAAATAATATCCTATTGTCGGTAAATTCcagattttgtttatccagtcatccagCAGTGAAcccttgggttgcttctaccttttttggttattgtgaatgcTGCTGtgatgtatacttttttttttttttttgagatggaatcttactctgttgtgcaggctgaagtgcagtggagcaatcttggctcactacaacttccgcctctcgggttcaagcgattctcctgcctcagcctcccggtagctgggattacaggtgcacaccactatgcccggctaatttttgtatttttagcagagacagggttttgccatgttggccaggctgggctgaaactcctgacctcaagtgatctgcccgccttggcctcccagagtgctgggattacaggtgtgagagtATACAACATTTTGaatttgtcttatttcatttcctGTTTGGCGACTTTAGATGGCCACTAAAACAGGAATCAACTTACCACCGTCTCACAAAAATCAGAAGGCATCCTGTGATACTATgccactgtttcaaaaaatatgcTTCTGTTTTATCTTATGGTGGCTTCAAATCCTTCTTGGCGTAGATTCACAGTGGCCTCCCTTGACAAGAGGGAAATGCTGGGTGGGCGTTGGGGTGGGGCTGTTCTAGGAATCAGCAGCTGCCTCTGTCTCACCATGCTTGCTTCTCTTCAAACCTGGCCCTTCCTGTCTACTGCAGGGCAAACATATTTACCGTACCATGGACTAAATTCATTGAGGTCTTTGAGATAATTTTCAGTttgtgttgttatttatttatttttattcataaggggtttgttttgtttttagcaaaaTTTATCTTTTGAGAAAACCACATGGCCACTGGGCAAAGTCCTAATTGTAGAAACTGAGTACTGCCGTGATGGTAACGCTTTCCACATTAATGTACAGGCCCAATCCAATCCCAATAAAGTGTCAGACAGGAACTGGACAGGTGATTTCAAagttcattcaaaaaaaaaaaataaatgaatgaagcacATCAAGAAACTTTTAAATAGTAGTTGAGAAAGGGTCTGCACACTCCAGCTGTTAAATGTAGTTTAAAGCTATAATAACTTAAATTCTATGTTAGCACTAGAATATGAAGGTAGATAATAAAAGTATCATCAGTTGAAGCCAAAAAGTAGACCTtagttataaatttataatacaaGAAAAGTAGGATTTCAAATCATAGAGAAAGGCATGAAAACTCAATAGTATTGTGGCAATTGGTTAgctttggaagaagaaaaaacctAAGTTCATACATATACAtcacaaaatatgtaaaaacaaagtCTAGGTGGATTACCTAGTTACATGTAAAAAGTAatactggccaggcgcgatggcttatgcctgtaattcagcgctctgggaggccgaggcaggtggatcacttgaggtcaggagttcgagaccagcctggtgaaaccccatctctactaaaaatacaaaaattagccgggcttggtggcgggtgcctataatcccagctactcaggaggatgaggcaggagaattgcttgaacatgggggttggaagttgcagtgagccgagatcatgccacttcactccagcctgggcaaaagagggaaactccgtctctaaaaacaaaaacaaaaacaaaaacgaaacaaaacaaaccacgaacaaaacacaacaaaacaaaaactaataataaaagaattagaaGGAAGTGGAGGTGGAGATAAAGCTGCAGGAGGGAAAAGGCTTTCTAAGCAAAACATCCAAGATGGCAATGATAGAGAAAAAGGTTGATAGATGTAGCTCCATgagagtttaaaatattttgatttcaacATGCCTCACACAAAATTAAGACAAATCTTTGTTAGTTTACGTTGTGGAAAAGAAGTTGATGTTTCATCTGTCTGGCAAATCAATAGGAAATCTTAGTATTGCAGTGAAAATTGGTCGAAGAATatgcacagagaaaaagaaaatagacattaATCAAGTTCCAAGGTGATCAATTAAATGACCCTTTTATTCACAAAAATGCCAAATAGAACAAagagaaaccatttttttcttcttaaattggAATCATGTAGGGGGAAAAATACTACCCAAATTTGGCCAGAGTTGCGGAAAAAAATCACTACTAGAGGTAAAGtagataaacatttatttcaggCATGATGttgcaatttgtttttaaaaatcttaaatatgaACCTTCACTTTGGCTTCTGAATTAACTTTCTAGGCGTTTGCTTCAAGGAAATAAACAGAGTATGTAGAAAGACTTAGTGTAAAGATATCCACTAGAGtacctttgttgttgttgagacagagtctcgctctattgccaagctggagtacagtggtgtgatctcggctcactgcaacctccacctccagggttcgagtgattctcctgcctcagcctccccagtagctgggactacaggtgtgccccaccacacccagctaattttttgtatttttagtagagacagggtttcacaatgttcaccgggatggtctcaatctcttgacctcgtgacccacccatctcagcctcccaaagtgctgggattaca containing:
- the CLDN23 gene encoding claudin-23 yields the protein MRTPVVMTLGMVFAPCGLLLNLTSTLAPGWRLVKGFLNQPVDVKLYQGLWDMCREQSSSERECGQTDEWGYFEAQPVLVARALMVTSLAATVLGLLLASLGVRCWQDQPNFVLAGLSGVVLFVAGLLSLIPVSWYNHFLGDRDVLPAPASPVTVQVSYSLVLGYLGSCLLLLGGFSLALSFAPWCEERCRRRRKAPSAGPRRSSVSTIRVEWPELAPAIKYYSDGQHRPPPAQHRKPKVGFPMPRPRPKAYTNSVDVLDGEGWAAAESQDAPSCSTHPCDSSLSAPSCSTHPCDSSLPCDSDL